A section of the Bradyrhizobium oligotrophicum S58 genome encodes:
- a CDS encoding DUF2235 domain-containing protein, producing the protein MPDGDEALSSAPESTEGLPTGRKIVLFVDGTGNAFSTQESNIWRLYEALDRTQTDQIAYYIKGVGTAGWRPWAILDGATGIGVPGNVRTLYRFLCWNWRPSDQIYIFGFSRGAFTARTLAALIASEGFVPAEIDDTPVSHKQMQRYAMAAWRNYRSKTIPWTQSLPTIWIARAVRDIVVRVLGGLRKDLSYAELRSCMGAERRDVRIAFIGLFDTVEAFGVPIEELRGAIDWAIWPISFRNRVLSDKVRRARHALSLDDERATFQPIRFDRSKEVDPARIVEVWFSGVHSDVGGGYPDGTLSYVPLVWMTEQLGSELRFQPGQIERFCAYQSPLGPMHDSRSGPAVLYRYSPRVIGDGEQDGGPPVVDHSVVERMQRGCDNYAPIMLPANAKVLMPSGEVVAMTDRPQRAALRFSKAAHHAEAAGTAAAIEAVSTMPAPNQEMAEQACDTVFWRRVAYFALLWLLGAIVAWPLIAESLEKQAFVGRPWLSAISNGISSVIASAATMLAAIVPSYLTPWLNAARTHPLTTMLIVLGAIAAWRAGSFLRDRIQERARLAWNRPGRNVADPGRSGVLLRIARFVRKSAAVRSIYWFVTTLVFPGLFLLLIACVALVWAGRGYFNWQAGAGRLCRSESFASPSIPATPITEAVSARRGFDIKSLCWSTGLAVEKGLKYRIWISIREPWFDRTIMSGVGGFQISDVRHLAALPMLRNYGANWFQPVLRIGSQSSTELPLVALNGMAADRLPRTAPDGTARPIHVEDIDHVPAELGNALKQLGWFNPIPLSALPAAREIWKQQDFAETMVAEFVAPDSGELFLYVNDAVQIFPIGKPFELFYDNNSGSADIQVQRLPLPPPPQ; encoded by the coding sequence ATGCCCGATGGCGACGAGGCGCTTAGCAGCGCGCCAGAAAGCACGGAAGGCCTGCCGACGGGCCGCAAGATCGTGCTGTTCGTAGACGGTACCGGCAATGCATTCTCCACTCAGGAATCCAATATTTGGCGGCTCTATGAGGCGCTCGACCGCACTCAGACTGATCAAATTGCTTATTATATCAAAGGCGTTGGAACGGCCGGCTGGCGTCCCTGGGCGATACTCGACGGCGCCACTGGCATTGGGGTGCCGGGAAATGTCCGCACGTTGTATCGCTTCCTGTGCTGGAATTGGCGGCCGAGCGATCAGATATACATTTTTGGATTCAGCCGGGGCGCATTCACGGCCCGCACACTGGCGGCGCTGATCGCTAGCGAGGGCTTCGTTCCGGCCGAGATCGACGACACGCCGGTTTCGCACAAACAAATGCAGCGTTACGCCATGGCTGCTTGGCGCAATTACCGCAGCAAGACGATTCCGTGGACGCAGAGTTTGCCTACGATCTGGATCGCCCGCGCGGTGCGCGATATCGTCGTGCGAGTGCTTGGCGGCTTGCGGAAAGACCTTTCCTACGCGGAATTACGCTCCTGTATGGGGGCCGAACGCCGCGACGTGCGGATCGCGTTTATCGGACTTTTCGATACGGTCGAGGCGTTCGGTGTCCCGATCGAGGAACTGCGCGGCGCGATCGACTGGGCGATCTGGCCGATTTCGTTCCGCAACCGTGTTCTGTCCGACAAGGTCAGACGCGCCCGGCACGCGCTTTCGCTGGATGACGAACGTGCCACGTTTCAGCCGATCCGCTTCGACCGCAGCAAGGAGGTGGATCCTGCGCGGATCGTCGAGGTATGGTTCAGCGGGGTGCACTCCGATGTCGGAGGCGGCTACCCGGACGGCACGCTGTCTTACGTTCCGCTGGTCTGGATGACCGAACAGCTCGGGTCGGAGCTGCGCTTTCAACCCGGTCAGATCGAACGGTTCTGCGCCTATCAGTCGCCGCTCGGTCCGATGCATGATTCGCGCAGCGGCCCGGCGGTTCTATATCGCTACAGCCCCCGCGTGATCGGCGACGGCGAACAGGACGGCGGTCCGCCGGTGGTCGACCACAGCGTAGTCGAGCGTATGCAGCGAGGCTGCGACAACTATGCGCCGATCATGCTGCCAGCAAATGCCAAAGTGCTGATGCCGAGCGGCGAGGTCGTCGCCATGACCGACAGGCCGCAGCGCGCGGCGCTGAGGTTCAGCAAAGCCGCGCATCACGCCGAGGCGGCGGGTACTGCGGCGGCTATTGAAGCCGTCTCGACCATGCCGGCGCCCAATCAAGAAATGGCCGAGCAGGCGTGTGATACGGTCTTCTGGCGGCGCGTGGCGTATTTCGCGCTGCTGTGGTTGCTGGGCGCGATCGTCGCATGGCCGCTGATCGCCGAGAGCTTGGAGAAGCAGGCATTTGTTGGCCGGCCTTGGCTGTCGGCCATCTCCAACGGCATCAGCAGCGTCATCGCCTCGGCGGCCACCATGCTCGCGGCGATCGTTCCAAGTTATCTTACGCCCTGGCTCAACGCTGCGAGGACGCATCCGCTGACCACGATGCTGATCGTGCTGGGTGCGATTGCAGCTTGGCGGGCGGGTAGCTTCCTGCGCGACCGCATTCAGGAGCGAGCCCGGCTGGCCTGGAACCGGCCCGGCCGCAATGTCGCGGATCCGGGACGGTCTGGTGTGTTGCTCAGGATTGCGCGGTTCGTGCGCAAATCCGCCGCCGTGCGATCAATCTATTGGTTCGTCACCACCCTGGTCTTTCCCGGGCTGTTTCTGTTGCTGATTGCCTGCGTCGCGCTTGTGTGGGCCGGGCGCGGCTATTTCAATTGGCAAGCGGGAGCCGGTCGGCTCTGCCGCAGCGAGAGCTTCGCCAGCCCGAGCATTCCGGCAACTCCGATCACCGAAGCAGTCAGCGCCCGCCGTGGCTTCGACATCAAGTCTCTCTGCTGGTCCACCGGCCTTGCGGTCGAGAAAGGTCTTAAATATCGCATCTGGATCAGCATTCGAGAGCCCTGGTTCGACCGCACGATCATGTCGGGGGTGGGCGGATTCCAGATCTCCGATGTACGTCATCTGGCGGCGTTACCCATGCTTCGGAACTACGGGGCAAACTGGTTTCAACCGGTGTTGCGGATAGGGTCGCAGAGCTCAACTGAGCTGCCCCTCGTTGCGCTCAACGGCATGGCTGCGGATCGTCTGCCGCGCACGGCCCCCGACGGCACCGCACGTCCTATACACGTAGAGGACATCGACCATGTTCCGGCGGAGCTTGGCAACGCCCTGAAACAGCTGGGCTGGTTCAATCCGATCCCGCTCAGCGCGCTGCCAGCGGCACGCGAGATCTGGAAACAGCAGGATTTTGCCGAGACGATGGTGGCGGAATTCGTGGCACCGGACAGCGGCGAACTCTTCCTCTATGTCAACGACGCCGTGCAAATCTTCCCGATCGGCAAGCCTTTCGAGTTGTTTTACGACAACAACAGCGGTAGCGCGGATATACAGGTTCAAAGGCTACCCCTGCCGCCGCCACCGCAGTGA
- a CDS encoding toxin-antitoxin system TumE family protein, translated as MADAEWLAVVIRAEWCDITTGQPHALSYALILQDERRQRLLGFDNSHGFDGAGDDDPFDHEHRFGLFGQRFRYEFKSPAALLTDFFERVEQACKIRNVPFEFEERDP; from the coding sequence TTGGCAGATGCCGAATGGCTGGCAGTCGTCATCCGGGCGGAGTGGTGTGATATTACCACGGGGCAACCTCACGCATTGTCCTACGCGCTGATCCTGCAAGACGAGCGCAGACAACGGTTGTTGGGCTTCGACAATTCTCATGGTTTTGATGGAGCGGGCGATGACGATCCCTTTGACCACGAACACCGCTTTGGGTTGTTTGGGCAACGCTTCCGATATGAATTCAAGTCGCCCGCTGCGTTGTTGACCGACTTCTTTGAGCGCGTCGAACAGGCCTGCAAGATCAGAAATGTGCCTTTCGAGTTCGAGGAGAGGGATCCATGA
- a CDS encoding HVO_A0114 family putative DNA-binding protein, producing MSKLISGQTLRDRLLERVKSPPAIPSEAWVQVLAAPGNRELLGLIAQRHPQSISELSELAGRAQPNVSRSLTALIQAGLVEVKSQGRASVPSLTALGGEKARDFGLIELVREPEMTPSDDGVTLDAPRLSISFEGKETDSNAIPGDLVLTIPPRANHDLVVAKQGGDLNTIVLRILDQWWRILYRRDAPYKVGEFSALEAPSTRQVLFAVRSMGNRIEQIVRWGGEGPSAQEQPPQTVSLSTFEQNLLNDVVRPTAKELRSRSRFDRPIQSKLARLEDTLSYEEDSAFARTAGSLGESPYGLTDTWAQKIRDLITEIPDEESRLDFCSAVLRDGIEDAEVWTHAAIAKQGDRNVMPELRTFSDVLRETPLESNARPYQRGTNMAKKLRRHLNWTLETRVEDVAKLAAIFGARQFEPSPVAPGALRAFQTQTNSAPTIVVQTENAANTKFILARAIGDFLVFRSKTSCVANLYTDRQAVGRAFAAEFIAPAESVVRMIEEDDRSVERIADHYGAPPEVIRRQYGNNYRRFVEA from the coding sequence ATGAGCAAGCTCATTTCAGGGCAAACGCTGCGAGACCGGCTCCTCGAGCGCGTGAAGAGCCCCCCCGCCATCCCCTCTGAGGCTTGGGTGCAAGTCCTTGCCGCTCCCGGCAATCGCGAGCTCCTGGGGCTCATTGCACAGCGGCATCCACAAAGCATTAGCGAACTGTCGGAGCTGGCAGGCCGGGCGCAACCCAATGTCAGCCGATCTTTGACTGCGCTCATCCAGGCCGGACTGGTCGAAGTCAAATCGCAAGGCCGTGCGTCCGTCCCGAGCCTGACCGCGCTTGGAGGCGAAAAGGCACGAGATTTCGGCTTGATCGAACTTGTTCGCGAACCGGAGATGACGCCGTCCGATGACGGCGTCACGTTGGACGCGCCGCGTCTGTCGATCTCCTTCGAAGGCAAGGAGACCGACAGCAATGCCATCCCCGGAGACCTGGTGTTGACAATCCCGCCACGGGCAAATCACGACTTGGTCGTCGCGAAACAAGGCGGGGACCTCAACACGATCGTCCTGCGCATACTCGATCAATGGTGGAGAATCCTCTACCGGCGTGACGCGCCCTATAAGGTAGGCGAATTCAGCGCCTTAGAAGCCCCGTCCACGCGACAGGTATTGTTTGCGGTTAGATCCATGGGCAATCGCATCGAACAGATCGTGCGCTGGGGCGGTGAGGGGCCGTCGGCCCAGGAGCAGCCCCCACAAACCGTCTCGCTCAGCACCTTCGAACAGAATCTGCTGAACGATGTTGTGCGGCCCACGGCGAAAGAACTGCGCAGCCGCAGCCGCTTCGATCGGCCGATCCAATCCAAACTCGCACGCCTGGAGGACACCCTGTCCTACGAGGAGGACTCGGCCTTTGCACGCACCGCCGGTTCGCTTGGAGAGTCTCCTTATGGCCTGACTGACACATGGGCGCAGAAGATCCGTGATCTCATCACTGAAATTCCCGACGAGGAATCGCGGTTGGATTTCTGCTCGGCGGTCTTGCGAGATGGAATTGAGGATGCGGAGGTTTGGACACATGCGGCGATCGCCAAACAAGGCGATCGAAACGTCATGCCCGAATTGCGAACGTTCTCGGATGTGCTTCGCGAGACGCCCTTAGAGTCCAACGCGCGCCCATATCAGCGCGGGACCAACATGGCGAAGAAGCTTCGCAGGCATCTTAACTGGACGTTAGAGACAAGGGTTGAAGACGTGGCCAAGCTGGCGGCGATCTTTGGTGCCAGGCAATTCGAACCAAGTCCGGTGGCTCCGGGCGCCCTGCGGGCTTTTCAGACTCAGACTAACAGTGCCCCCACGATCGTCGTTCAAACCGAAAACGCAGCTAACACCAAGTTCATTCTGGCAAGGGCGATTGGCGACTTTCTTGTCTTTCGAAGTAAGACGTCGTGCGTCGCCAATCTCTATACCGATCGGCAGGCGGTCGGGCGCGCTTTTGCGGCCGAGTTTATAGCTCCCGCCGAGAGCGTCGTTCGTATGATCGAAGAGGATGACCGATCGGTCGAGCGTATCGCAGATCACTATGGAGCCCCCCCGGAGGTCATCCGTCGTCAGTACGGCAACAATTACCGACGCTTTGTCGAGGCGTAA
- a CDS encoding tyrosine-type recombinase/integrase yields the protein MLRGHRFYGSTECSVRKEAAKVEAVERAKAKELIKAIKRSKASLLIDDVAARLWNEQAQYDADPEATETNFARLVDYFGKSSSLTEIDHAAAKKMVAWRRGHRIKGRTDAPLISNSTVNRSSSKVLQRFFSFAKAEGAQFDREPKWRELLLPEPEERVRELQEEEAVAFEEAMRTDYGPFFEFVRASGMRQKECITLRWSEVNFATRQIVRLGKGGRRVVFPITESIREILFPLQGQHPDYVFTYVAVYGNKRLARVRGARYPLTITGAKSAWQRMRAKAGVKDFRFHDYRHDFGSKLLRQTGNLKLVQKALNHRDIKSTLRYAHVLDADVASAVEAVAKSRKKSRTAARKTG from the coding sequence GTGCTCCGTGGCCATCGGTTTTACGGCTCAACGGAATGCTCGGTCCGCAAAGAAGCCGCAAAAGTTGAAGCCGTAGAGCGGGCGAAGGCCAAGGAGCTGATCAAAGCAATAAAGCGCTCCAAGGCTTCATTGTTGATTGATGATGTCGCCGCCCGGCTCTGGAATGAGCAGGCTCAATACGATGCTGATCCCGAGGCCACAGAAACAAACTTCGCCCGGCTCGTCGACTATTTCGGCAAGTCTAGCTCGCTGACGGAGATTGACCACGCTGCAGCCAAAAAGATGGTCGCGTGGCGTCGTGGACATCGGATCAAGGGCCGGACGGATGCGCCCCTGATTTCCAATAGCACCGTCAATAGATCGAGCAGCAAGGTGCTGCAGCGGTTCTTCTCCTTCGCAAAGGCGGAGGGGGCACAGTTCGATCGCGAGCCCAAATGGAGGGAGCTTCTGCTGCCGGAGCCCGAGGAGCGGGTACGGGAGCTTCAGGAGGAAGAGGCGGTGGCCTTCGAGGAAGCCATGCGGACCGATTATGGGCCGTTTTTCGAGTTCGTCCGGGCGAGCGGCATGCGCCAGAAGGAGTGCATCACTTTGCGCTGGTCCGAGGTGAATTTTGCGACGCGCCAGATCGTTCGGCTTGGGAAGGGCGGGCGACGAGTGGTTTTTCCGATCACAGAGTCAATCCGGGAAATTTTGTTTCCACTTCAGGGGCAGCACCCCGACTATGTCTTCACATATGTTGCCGTTTATGGAAACAAGCGCTTGGCTAGAGTGCGCGGCGCGCGTTACCCGCTAACTATCACAGGAGCGAAGTCTGCGTGGCAGCGGATGCGCGCCAAGGCGGGCGTGAAGGACTTCCGTTTCCATGACTACCGGCACGACTTCGGCTCGAAGCTCCTGCGTCAGACCGGCAATCTCAAGCTCGTGCAGAAGGCCCTGAACCACCGCGACATCAAGAGCACGCTCCGCTACGCCCATGTCCTTGATGCCGATGTGGCCAGTGCGGTGGAAGCTGTCGCAAAGTCCCGGAAAAAGTCCCGGACGGCGGCTCGAAAGACGGGTTAA
- the lexA gene encoding transcriptional repressor LexA yields the protein MLTRKQYELLRFINERLKEAGVPPSFDEMKDALDLRSKSGIHRLITALEERGFIRRLPNRARAIEVIKLPELSQAANNRRGFTPSVIEGNLGKVRSSTPALDDGERPVAVPVMGRIAAGTPIEALQTRSHTISVPADMLGSGDHYALEVRGDSMVDAGILDGDMALIQRNETADTGDIVVALIDDEEATLKRFRRRGASIALEPANTAYEVRILPPNRVKIQGKLVGLYRKY from the coding sequence ATGCTGACGCGCAAACAGTACGAACTTCTGCGGTTCATCAACGAACGGCTCAAGGAAGCCGGCGTGCCGCCGTCCTTCGACGAGATGAAGGATGCGCTCGACCTGCGCTCGAAGTCCGGCATTCACCGCCTGATCACCGCGCTGGAAGAACGCGGCTTCATCCGCCGCCTGCCGAACCGGGCCCGCGCGATCGAGGTGATCAAGCTGCCCGAGCTGTCGCAGGCCGCCAACAACCGCCGCGGCTTCACGCCGTCGGTGATCGAGGGCAATCTCGGCAAGGTGCGCAGCTCGACGCCGGCGCTCGACGATGGCGAGCGCCCGGTCGCGGTGCCGGTGATGGGCCGCATCGCCGCGGGTACCCCGATCGAGGCGCTGCAGACGCGCAGCCATACGATCAGCGTGCCGGCCGACATGCTCGGCTCCGGTGATCACTACGCGCTCGAGGTGCGCGGCGATTCGATGGTCGATGCCGGCATCCTCGACGGCGACATGGCGCTGATCCAGCGCAACGAGACCGCCGACACCGGCGACATCGTGGTGGCGCTGATCGACGACGAGGAGGCGACGTTGAAGCGCTTCCGCCGCCGCGGCGCGTCGATCGCGCTGGAGCCGGCCAATACCGCCTATGAGGTGCGCATCCTGCCGCCCAACCGGGTGAAGATCCAGGGCAAGCTGGTCGGCCTCTATCGCAAGTACTGA
- a CDS encoding molybdopterin molybdotransferase MoeA: MALMPVSDALSAVLAGAEPLAEELVALDEAFHRVLARDLAALRTQPPEAMSAMDGYAVRAADADKAQARLKVIGEVAAGRPFHRTVGAGEAARIFTGGVVPAGADTVVIQENTVADGSHVVMTEAAIKGRHIRPAGVDFHEGMVLLKQGRRLSDRDLSLAASMNHPVLPVRRRPKVALLATGDELVMPGSTPGPGQIVYSNGYALRALVRSEGATPVDLGIAADTLEATVAGIRRAREAQADILVTTGGASVGDHDLVKQALEAEGVEMAFWKIAMRPGKPMMHGRLGGVRVIGLPGNPVSSYVCAILFLVPLIRRLLGRDEARMPRETALLGRELGPNDSREDYLRARLDERADGALIATPVTQQDSSLLGNLALSQALVIRPAFAPKAPAGSPCEILRLPE; the protein is encoded by the coding sequence ATGGCCCTGATGCCGGTGTCCGATGCGTTATCCGCGGTTCTCGCCGGCGCCGAGCCGCTGGCCGAGGAGCTGGTGGCGCTGGACGAGGCTTTTCACCGGGTGCTGGCGCGCGACCTCGCGGCGCTGCGGACGCAGCCGCCCGAGGCGATGTCGGCGATGGATGGCTATGCCGTGCGCGCGGCCGATGCGGACAAGGCGCAGGCGCGGCTGAAGGTGATCGGCGAGGTCGCGGCAGGGCGGCCCTTCCACCGCACCGTGGGGGCCGGCGAGGCGGCGCGCATCTTCACCGGCGGCGTCGTGCCGGCGGGCGCCGATACGGTCGTCATCCAGGAGAACACGGTCGCCGACGGCAGCCACGTCGTGATGACCGAGGCAGCGATCAAGGGCCGGCATATCCGTCCCGCCGGCGTCGACTTCCACGAAGGCATGGTGCTGCTCAAGCAGGGCCGCCGGCTCAGCGACCGCGATTTGTCGCTGGCCGCGAGCATGAATCATCCGGTGCTGCCGGTGCGGCGGCGGCCGAAGGTGGCGCTGCTCGCCACCGGGGACGAGCTGGTGATGCCGGGATCGACGCCCGGGCCGGGCCAGATCGTCTATTCCAACGGCTATGCGCTGCGCGCGCTGGTGCGCAGCGAAGGCGCCACGCCGGTCGACCTCGGCATCGCCGCGGACACGCTGGAGGCCACCGTGGCCGGCATCCGCCGGGCGCGCGAGGCCCAGGCCGACATCCTCGTCACCACCGGCGGCGCCTCGGTCGGCGATCACGACCTGGTCAAGCAGGCGCTGGAGGCCGAGGGCGTCGAGATGGCGTTCTGGAAGATCGCGATGCGGCCGGGCAAGCCGATGATGCACGGCCGACTCGGCGGCGTCAGGGTGATCGGCCTGCCCGGCAATCCGGTGTCGTCCTATGTCTGCGCGATCCTGTTCCTGGTGCCGCTGATTCGGCGCCTGCTCGGCCGCGACGAAGCTCGGATGCCGCGCGAGACCGCCCTGCTCGGCCGCGAGCTCGGGCCCAACGACTCGCGCGAGGACTATCTGCGTGCCCGGCTCGATGAGCGCGCAGATGGTGCGCTGATCGCAACGCCGGTGACGCAGCAGGATTCGTCGCTGCTCGGGAATCTCGCGCTGTCGCAGGCTCTGGTGATCCGGCCGGCCTTTGCGCCGAAGGCGCCCGCCGGCAGCCCGTGTGAGATCCTGCGCCTGCCCGAGTGA
- a CDS encoding LysR family transcriptional regulator: MQSIDHFDLRSFDLNLLVAFDALMQERSVTRAAARLKVGQPAMSHSLSTLRVLLQDELFVRVGTVMQPTPRAAVLAGPVRAALGQMQAALHATPEFDPATEQRTVRLGFSSEVELLLIPELTAVLRRSAPGLRLLSRPTERNEAHRLLDEGALDVAVGCFEAVAQRHRSQFLFEQALSCVYNPKHIALKTPISLADYLSLPHALVTLTNSLQGCLEAALDEIETELNVVSASSEFLSVLATVAASPVITTIPTRMARLYGPRFGLTLCPTPLKLRLPAVSMVWPLQLDRDAASVWLRNTIADILHATERAACRVAAE, translated from the coding sequence ATGCAGTCCATCGACCACTTCGATCTTCGCTCCTTCGACCTCAACCTGCTGGTCGCGTTCGACGCGCTGATGCAGGAACGCAGCGTCACGCGCGCCGCCGCGCGCCTCAAGGTGGGGCAGCCGGCGATGAGCCATTCGCTGTCGACGCTTCGCGTACTGCTGCAGGATGAGCTGTTCGTCCGCGTCGGCACCGTGATGCAGCCGACGCCACGCGCCGCGGTGCTTGCCGGGCCGGTTCGTGCTGCGCTGGGACAGATGCAGGCCGCGTTGCACGCCACACCGGAGTTCGACCCGGCGACGGAGCAGCGTACCGTCCGATTGGGATTTTCCAGCGAAGTGGAGCTGCTGCTGATCCCCGAACTCACGGCGGTGCTGCGCCGCTCGGCGCCCGGCTTGCGGCTTCTCAGCCGACCGACGGAGCGCAACGAGGCGCACCGGCTGCTCGACGAGGGTGCGCTGGATGTCGCGGTCGGCTGCTTCGAGGCGGTCGCACAGCGGCACAGATCCCAGTTCCTGTTCGAGCAGGCGCTGAGCTGCGTCTACAATCCCAAGCACATCGCGCTGAAGACGCCGATCAGCCTGGCCGACTACCTGTCGCTTCCGCACGCGCTGGTGACGCTGACAAACAGCCTGCAGGGCTGCCTGGAGGCGGCGCTGGATGAGATCGAGACGGAGCTCAACGTCGTGTCGGCCTCTTCGGAATTCCTGAGCGTGCTCGCCACCGTGGCCGCCTCACCGGTGATCACGACGATCCCGACTCGGATGGCGAGGCTCTACGGGCCGCGCTTCGGGCTGACGCTCTGTCCCACCCCGTTGAAGCTGCGGCTGCCGGCGGTTTCGATGGTCTGGCCGCTGCAGCTCGATCGTGATGCGGCCTCGGTCTGGCTGCGAAACACGATCGCCGATATCCTGCACGCGACCGAGCGCGCTGCCTGTCGCGTCGCAGCCGAATAG
- a CDS encoding MBL fold metallo-hydrolase produces the protein MQDSTTHRVGDATITKIFEIGLDAVEGEFLFPSIDPASIARERGRFGPGSVDPRTGALRLSIHSWLVQTPERVVLIDTATGNDKERPGAAVLHRLNEPFLDRLRAAGVAPDDVDLVLMTHLHADHVGWNTSLAGDRWVPVFPNALHVFSGRELAYLAALSAGDGSDAAIRDAARLGPMLHPPLPGVYEDSVRPVVQAGLARQVVVDGSEVADGFRFLPSPGHSIDHACISFTSRGERALFWGDVMHHPLQVARPDWNSVYCEFPQAALTSRRWAMEHAAETGALVFTTHFAESSAGRISRDGDRFAWQFV, from the coding sequence ATGCAAGACAGCACGACCCATCGCGTCGGGGACGCCACCATCACCAAGATCTTCGAGATCGGCCTCGATGCCGTCGAAGGTGAGTTTCTCTTCCCCAGCATCGACCCCGCCAGCATCGCGCGGGAGCGCGGCCGGTTTGGGCCTGGATCAGTCGATCCGCGGACCGGCGCGTTGCGCCTGAGCATCCATAGCTGGCTGGTGCAGACGCCGGAGCGAGTGGTCCTTATCGATACAGCGACAGGAAACGACAAGGAGCGGCCCGGCGCGGCAGTTCTGCATCGCTTGAACGAGCCGTTTCTCGATCGGCTGCGGGCCGCGGGCGTTGCCCCTGACGATGTCGACCTTGTCCTGATGACGCACCTGCACGCCGATCACGTCGGCTGGAATACCTCTCTCGCCGGTGACCGCTGGGTGCCGGTCTTTCCCAACGCCCTCCACGTCTTCTCCGGTCGCGAGCTCGCTTATCTCGCAGCATTGTCGGCTGGCGATGGTTCGGATGCCGCCATCAGAGATGCGGCCAGGCTGGGTCCCATGCTGCATCCGCCGTTGCCCGGGGTCTACGAAGATAGCGTGCGGCCGGTCGTCCAGGCAGGCTTGGCGCGGCAGGTCGTGGTGGACGGTTCGGAGGTCGCCGACGGCTTCCGCTTCCTGCCGAGCCCCGGTCACAGCATCGATCACGCCTGCATCAGCTTCACCTCGCGCGGTGAGCGCGCCTTGTTCTGGGGCGACGTGATGCATCATCCGTTGCAGGTCGCGCGTCCCGACTGGAACTCGGTCTACTGCGAATTTCCGCAGGCGGCGCTGACGTCACGCCGATGGGCGATGGAACATGCCGCGGAGACCGGCGCTCTCGTCTTCACGACCCACTTTGCCGAATCCTCGGCCGGCCGGATCAGCCGCGACGGCGACCGGTTCGCCTGGCAGTTCGTATGA
- a CDS encoding alpha/beta hydrolase → MTMTANDSSFPRIISDSRLIAGPEPEVQLHLINKHLADIERFSAERTLVMMHGATFSSASLFDVAVAGASFMDVLAQAGYDVWAVDARGYGGSSRPPAMSRAPEDGSPLVTARTAVEDFSAAVDFICRHRDVVSVNVLGMSWGATIAGMFASGASAKVAKLVLVTPLWLSDRPLRIDAGGPLGAYRIVSPRAFEAAWRGAAPEHARRELIPDGWFEAWEKVTLATDPGSPHDGAIRAPSGAVQDVRVHWTAGDPLYDPDDITCPALVLAAEWDADVRFDMAHDLFARLASAPYKRLVEVGQGTHMILMERNRRQAFDAVIGFLDERAHPAS, encoded by the coding sequence ATGACCATGACCGCCAACGACTCGTCTTTTCCGCGCATCATCTCTGACAGCCGGTTGATCGCCGGCCCCGAGCCCGAGGTGCAGCTTCATCTCATCAACAAGCACCTTGCCGATATCGAGCGCTTCTCGGCGGAGCGCACGCTCGTGATGATGCATGGCGCAACGTTCTCGTCGGCAAGCCTGTTCGACGTCGCGGTCGCCGGCGCGTCCTTCATGGATGTCCTCGCGCAGGCCGGTTACGATGTCTGGGCGGTCGATGCGCGCGGCTATGGCGGCTCCAGCCGGCCGCCGGCGATGTCGCGTGCGCCGGAGGACGGTTCTCCGTTGGTCACCGCACGGACCGCCGTGGAGGATTTCAGCGCTGCGGTGGACTTCATCTGCCGGCATCGCGACGTCGTCAGCGTCAACGTGCTCGGCATGTCCTGGGGCGCGACCATTGCCGGGATGTTTGCAAGCGGAGCAAGCGCGAAAGTCGCAAAGCTGGTCCTGGTCACGCCGCTCTGGTTGTCCGACAGGCCGCTGCGCATCGATGCCGGCGGGCCGCTCGGCGCCTACCGGATCGTCAGCCCGCGCGCATTCGAAGCCGCATGGCGTGGCGCGGCCCCGGAGCATGCGCGACGCGAACTCATCCCGGACGGCTGGTTCGAAGCCTGGGAGAAGGTGACGCTCGCGACCGATCCGGGCTCGCCGCACGACGGAGCAATCCGCGCGCCGTCCGGCGCGGTTCAGGACGTGCGTGTGCATTGGACCGCCGGCGATCCGCTTTATGATCCGGATGACATCACCTGTCCGGCTCTGGTGCTGGCAGCGGAATGGGACGCCGACGTCCGTTTCGACATGGCGCACGATCTGTTCGCGCGCCTGGCGAGCGCACCCTACAAGCGCCTGGTCGAGGTCGGGCAGGGCACCCACATGATCCTGATGGAACGGAATCGGCGGCAGGCCTTCGATGCGGTGATCGGATTTCTCGACGAGCGCGCCCACCCGGCGAGTTGA
- a CDS encoding TfoX/Sxy family protein, with amino-acid sequence MVATPDYVEFLREQFAPLGPIATRRMFGKTGVFHDGAMLGVVADNTLYFRVDDDNRVMFAEARSHPPLSYIKNGTSIDLAFWRAPDRLFDDPEEFANWARAALAAARRVATKRNSAPRKRAPRKTRPGKQHDR; translated from the coding sequence ATGGTGGCAACTCCGGACTATGTCGAATTCCTGCGCGAGCAGTTCGCGCCGCTCGGCCCGATTGCGACACGGCGCATGTTCGGCAAGACCGGCGTCTTCCATGACGGGGCAATGCTTGGCGTGGTCGCGGACAATACCCTGTATTTTCGGGTCGACGACGACAACCGCGTGATGTTCGCAGAAGCCCGGTCGCATCCGCCCCTGAGCTACATCAAGAACGGCACCTCGATCGACCTCGCCTTCTGGCGTGCGCCGGATCGGCTGTTCGATGATCCCGAGGAGTTCGCCAACTGGGCGCGCGCGGCGCTGGCCGCGGCCCGACGGGTCGCGACAAAGAGAAATAGCGCTCCTCGAAAGAGAGCTCCTCGAAAGACTCGGCCGGGGAAACAGCATGACCGATGA